The Scylla paramamosain isolate STU-SP2022 chromosome 32, ASM3559412v1, whole genome shotgun sequence sequence GGTGATATTTGTAAGGTAAATGAAATGGTTGTTGAATTCACTGTACCAAAGGCCAAAACAGGAATTTAACCCTTAAAGGTGTCCTCACCCTGCTCTGTAAGAAGCTTGTGGTAATCCATGAGTCGAGCTGACTGCCGGGAAGGTCACGTGGTTCACAGCAACCTTGTGGCTTCACTCCTTAAAATTTACAGAATAGACTGCCTGTGTTCATGAGATGCTCactgttgtgtgtatgtgcactGCATTGTTTCTCATACACTCTTTAGTTCAGAGGAATACCTCATACCAGTTTCATGGTATCAGTTTCACAGATTAAGGAAAACaatttctatgcatttttcAACTATGAGTTATTTTAGTATTCATTTGTCAGACTCTAAAAGATGAGGTAGTTTCTTTAGTTTTGTAATGTTGATGGAATGCTGAATGTTGTagtgatgattaaaaaaaaaaaatcagaacataagaaaacataagaacataagaaaataagggaagctgcaagaagccatcaggcctacatgtggcattccctgtatgaaatatacctacctatttccacctatcatccccacccataaatctgtctaatcttctctttaaGCTTTCTAATGACTCAGTACTTACAGCCTGATTACCAAGTCCATTCATCTGCCTCTCTATTTAATAAccagttctttcctttctctttcttaaacctaaatttttcaagcttgaacccgttatttcttgttctatcctggttgcccAAATTTTTTTTAGTGATGCTTATGATTTAATCTAATATTGCTAATAGTATATTTGTATGTCTGTCATGTGTCCGTAGCAGTGAGCCTAATATTTCAGGATAAGACCAACATTTCTAGCCACAAATGTTAGATGCTTGATAACCTCTTCAGAAATTAGCAAAATTTAAGAGTTATGGCTCTATCAAAGTTACAGGCAAAAAGCTAAGAGATAATGCATGTGTGGCAAGCTGCTGTGCTCCCAGACCATGTTCAGCTTGGTCCTGAACCACATGGCTTCTGTGGTTTGTGCAGTCTATGAGATTCCTCTAAAGCACATTATGCAGCATATCTGCATGCAAGTGCCTCTTTAGATTTATATTTTGCATGTCAAAGATATTCAAATTATTGAAAGGTTATGGAAGAGTAGAAAAGATTGCAGAACAATGCATAAATTCTTGGGAGGTGAGGTTCAGTTAAGATTTGGCTGTTACACTCATTACATTGATGTTCTGGCTTCCACAGTGATAAGGACAGAGTTTAGTGCCACACCACAACTGATGTGGAAGAATACTGCCATTGTATTCCTTGCATGTCAAAAATAGAATTGGGAacctttcctccttatttttattttattttgtatatggATAGATTATACAAAAAGAAGAACCAAAGTACAATTGTGCTGTATAGCAGGCCTAGAGGTAGGAAGGAGAGCTTTACACagggtgtgagtgtgtatgttcTTGTCTGGGTTGCCCCAACATGGCATGGAGTGTCTGCCTGCCTCATTCATGGACCAGACCATAATAAAGTAACTAATTTCTTGCATATCATATCAGCTCATTTTTCACTATCTTTTAAGAATAATgtattgaatttttatttcagttaatttatttatgtgtgtgttttcatttgtttaactatttatttttattcctctttatatttGCTCTTTCATGTGGCAATATTCAACATGTATCCATTATTatctatcgtgtgtgtgtgtgtgtgtgttttagaagATGTCAAgctcagaggaaaaaaaagattccaTGTTAAGCACAGGATCAGTCAGCAGCCTTGCTCTTTGCCTTGAGTGATTTTGACACTGAAGCccctaacactctctctctctctctctctctctctctctctctctctctctctctctctctctctctctctctctctctctctctctctctctctctctctctctctctctctctctctctctctctctctctctctctctctctctctctctctctctctctctctctctctccaaatttcTGAATTACATATTGAGTGACCAAATGTAATGAAGCTATTATATAAGAAAATTGATAGTTATTCTTTTATGGAGGATATATTCATGTAAAGATTAGATTTATTGATGATAAAGATTTTTTAAAATCACTCGTTTCTTATTGATATGTTAGAGATTAACTTTTTATTAGCATTTTCAATCCAGGTGACTTCCAGGTTGCTCTTCTACAGTGTtaagcacaaacaaacaaggaagtgAGCtcatggaaataggtaggtacttGTAGGGTTTCCTGTCATCTGGAGATCAGTGTCTTCCTCCCTGTGCCTCCTGCGTCATAGCCTTGCACCTCACAGCATTCAGTTGCTTCACACCACACTGCTGAAACACACCTCAGATTGATGGTTGAAAATTCTCTAAATGCTTTAAAAACTCAGTGTGTGACTGGTGATCTGAAAACATTGTTGAGGGACATTTCAAAGGAATACAATGCAAGATTtggaaatagtggtggtgaactTTGGGACAAATGCACCCATATACACAGAGGCAGTGTTTCCTGATCCAGAAGTGAGGAGCATAGCTGctgagaaagaggataaagacaGGCAGAGAAGGCGTGAGGCCCGAAGGCGTGCCCGTGAGGAGCAGCGCAATgtaaacaccaccacaatctcCAGAACTGTCAGGAGGACTACCAGAACCTCTGCCACACACTCCAACACAGTCTGCACCACAGAGTCAAGCAGCAGATCCTCCAATGTGTCCTCTAACACTGCCTCCACATCAGGCCAGTTATCCCAGACACAAGCCACCAACTCTGAATCTGACTCTGACTCAGACTCAGACTTAGACTTAGAGAATGCACCACAGAACTTTCCTGAAGGCCAGGCAGGGAACAGCAGAGATAACAGTGAGGAGGAATGGATAACATGCTCAATTCCAAGAAATAGCAATGAGCAGGTACAGATCTCAGTTCACTCACAGCAGGGCacagccaccacctcctctaGTCAACACCTCACTGTCCCACAACCCACCCGGCGCCGCATTGGACCAAAGAGGTTCCGCTGGTTTTCCCGTAATGTCCCATTGGCAAACCAGAACCGCCACCACCCAGATGAAGACATAGAGGAGTGTTGGTTGAGCCCTGAACCATCTCCACATCAGAGTCCCATCCGCACTCCTGCAGTGGAGCGCCTTGCCAAGAAGTGGAGGAACAAGTCACTGCCTGTTGTTCTCAATGGGTGTAACACTTGCCGAGGGGATGTAGCTATTCATTCCCATCAACGGCCTCGACTGATCCAAGCTCTTTTCCAGCAGGTGGTTTTTGTCATGTTAATCTTGATTGTTAGGTTGTACTAAGAAGACTTCTATCTTAGCACAGCTGCATATTTAGAGTTGaagtaagagtgagagaggtaTTAATGCATTATTTATAGGCTATAGTTGCTTCATTAAGTGGACAAAAGTGAACACATTTGTCATTCTTTATTCCCCAAACATCCCATTGAAATTCACTACCCTTAAGATTTCATGCACACTCGTGTAATCCATACTCAGTGACCTGCCAAGCTTATCATCAGTGTTTACCTCTATTGCCTTTTGTATTATAACCTGTAAGACACACAGTAGGAGCCACAGCTGAAGAAACTTTGCTCTTGGTGTCCACAGCCCCAGAACCAGACTACCAGCAGTAATGATGAGATGCTTCCTCGAGGATGGACCAGCCAAGTCGCTCCCAATGGCAGAGTGTTTTtcataggtgagagagagagagatatgaaccTGGAAATAATTAAGTGCTATTGGAagatactggagagagagattttattttaGAATGATTCTGTCCAATACACAGGTAGACCAGATTAGTGTGTTTTTCAAAGGTGAGAGAGATACAGCTGGAGATGATAAGAAGTGTTGTTGGAAGACACTAGAGAGATTCCAGATGACTATATATCCAACACACAGATAGACTATGTTAGTGTAACTCTTCAAGCCCTGTACTACAATTAGATGAATAAACACATCTCACTAATGCAAAAATCAACCTCCACCCTCAGACCACATCAACAAGCAGACCACCTGGATTGATCCTCGCTCTGGGATGCCAAGCTCGCCGCCCAACCAACGCCACGCTAACAACTTGAAACACGAGGATGAGCTGGGACCACTGCCTGAGGGGTGGGAACAGAGAGTACACACAGATGGACGGATTTTCTTCATTGACCACAGTAAGTAAAGAAAGACAAGCTTGTTAGTGAATGTGTGTCTGCCTTCCTCAGTGTTGGTAATGGTAGTTTGTTTAGATGTTTTTGTAGATATTGATAGATTAATTTAGAGgttatttctattgttttgattttttactCAAGTTCCTGGAGTGTAAAAAGGATGGTCCACAAGACTATTCCTTTCCACCAGGAGTTTATggagctaagagtgtgaatgaggtgtatatgagtgtgtggtgctttgtctgggctacCCTATGTAAGATTGAAGGCTTGGTATATAGTTAGATAGATTTTCCTCTTTAGTTTTacattatccttttttctttaactcttccATTCTTGACCTTATTAAACTTACAGTTTTATGTATTAGAATTTAAATGCAATATAGCCTTATATTCTTGATTTAGCTTAAAGTGATATTTGATGGTACAAGGTCATTTGTTTTATCTCATGGATAAGTAGTAGATAAAGAGATCATAGATTAACTACATTATTGATCAACACATGCTGCCAAAACTAATATACAGGAAGTCAGTGCTTCCATGGTGTCACCAGAGAAATACAACTTTTATGCAGTTGTTATGGATGCATTATAAGTTCATTCTGTCAATCTATATatcaggccagcaatcccacaggGAATGGTCTAgataaaacaccacacacacacatcacttatACTCTTATTCCCATCAGCCCTTAGTTCTCCGTGGCAGGGGCTAAGAATGCTGCTGCTGTACTCCCTGCATGTTATAAGAGGCAACTAAATTTCCTTCTCTGTATTTTGtagtatgaaaaaaacaaaacaatgaataattaGTGACTTGAATTATTATGCACTCAGAAAAGCGCACAACAACTTGGGAGGATCCACGATTGCTGAACCCAGCCATCGCAGGCAAGGCAATACCATACTCCAGGGACTACAAGCAGAAGTATGAATTCTTCAAGAACAGACTGCCCAAACCGGTAAATCTGCCACATAAAATCTTGCTGGACTTCATATCatgttttacattatttttacctagagaatataatgaaatgtcactgctctctctctctctctctctctctctctctctctctctctctctctctctctctctctctctctctctctctctctctctctctctctctcatgaccttaatctttcttccaGGCTAACGTCCCCAACAAATTTGACATCAAGGTTAAACGTAACAACATTCTTGAGGACTCATTTGCCATCATCAGCCAGGTGTCTCGTGTTGATCTCCTGCGGACCAGACTGTGGATTGAATTTGAAGGGGAGGTTAGTAACTTTTGGAAAGTAAATGTTGGGACAAATGGTGTTGTGTCCATATCACCATGTAAGTGCTACTGATACATGAGGAGGAGGTTATGATGCTGAGTTGtagtgattatatatatatatatatatatatatatatatatatatatatatatatatatatatatatatatatatatatatatttatttatttatttatttatttatttatttatttatttatttgttattattattatttttttttttttaattattttttgtttgtttttttttacatgtaattCTGGAAAAGAAGCATCCTTTACTCATTCTTAACTAAGTTATTTTAATGTAATGATTTGTTCATTCTAGTATCCAGTGATTCTCCTGTGACATTTTAATGTCACAGGAGAATCACTGAATAATTCAGCTATTATGAGTGAGgcaatttttctcttcttaaaaataaatatgttaGTATCAAGATAGATTCATGTAAGAATAATCATTCTCTTAATTTAGTGGATTCCACTTGAGGATGGGTGGCCATGTTTGAGTGGTGTATAAGTATTGTGAGAGTGATGATATTGAGGATCTTGTGGAGTGGGAGGTAGTAGTGATGGCTAACACTCAgctttctttttcacattcagGTTGGTTTGGACTATGGAGGAGTGGCCAGAGAATTCTTCTTCCTGTTGTCAAAAGAAATGTTCAATCCCTATTATGGTCTCTTTGAATATTCAGCCACGTAAGTTTTTAGTGAGGTGTTCTGTGCATGCTGCAACCATCAGTGGTGCAGAGGAAGCTCAATTTATGAATGTtctaattataattttttaatTAGAAGTGGATCAATTCCCTCTTATTGTTAATTAATGAATACGTAAGTTGCATTTCCAAATAACAAAATAGGTGGATTTTAAAAATGCTAATGATTTTAAGGAACTTCACTCATAAGTTTTGATTCACCTGTAATGAGAATGCAAGTGAAGTCATTAGCTTTTGCTTTGAAGTTAAGCAGCTAGATGATGGCATCCACTAAATGTGAGTTTTGCTTCCAGGGACAATTACACCCTCCAGATCAACCCTTACTCTGGTATGTGCAATGAAGAGCACCTGCGGTACTTCAAATTCATTGGTCGTGTTGCTGGCATGGCTGTGTACCATGGAAAACTGCTCGATGGTGAGCACATCATAAGAGATTCACTCCATAAATTATATCATGATTTAGATTTATGGACCTTATACATTTCacatctttaatttttttacaattttaaaGATTCAACgtgcttatctttctttcttctgcgtCCAGCCTTCTTCATCCGACCATTTTATAAGATGATGCTATCTAAGCCCATTGAGCTGAAGGACATGGAGAGCGTGGACTCGGAGTACTACAACTCTCTCCTCTGGATCCAGGTGAGTACATGTTGACTGTGAGTGGGGGATGAAGTGTGTGCATGGAAGAGCTGACGGCAGAGGTGTTGAGGGTGTACTGGAGCTGAAATAAGTGATGGAAAGTATAATGTCAACATTTAACTATCAACCAGGGGCTGGGGATTTTTATAGGACTTGAAGTCATATAGTACTTCTCCAAAAGTTAGTCACATATTTACTGAGCCTTCATATCTCCTGTAAATGTTTATTTCCATTCCATTTGTGGATAATTTACCATTTTTGAACTGTTGAAAATTATGAATGTGCTGCATCTCACATGAATGTGCTGCATTCACAACATGTTAAGTGTGAAGagtgaaaaattattattttttttgtttccaggCTCTGGCCTAAACATGTACACTACCTTTGTTTAACAATTGTTCCTGATGCCCTTTCTTTGCTACAGTATTGTTTTCATCTAGCTACAAGTTTAGCTTTTAAGCATCTTGCCTTACCCTCTCCTCCTTGATTCTTTAAAAAgccattttttttcagtcacaGCAGCATCAACTTCAACTAACCACCATCATTGTGTGTTATGATGTTAATCTTAACCCCAAAGTatttgttgcagctttattgtgttcattttctttgACACAGGAAAATGATCCAGCTGACTTAGATCTGACCTTCAGTGTGGATGAGGAAACCTTTGGGAGGACCACATCACACAACCTGAAGGAGAATGGAGGGAACATTCCTGTCACCAACGAGAACAAGAATGAGTACATTGAGTAAGTCAGTCACAGAGTCTTCACAAGTTGCTGTACATGTTAAGAGTATTGTGAATTGTTGAGGTTGTGGTAATCAAACAAGTTTTAATACAAATGTAATACATTATTTATTAATACATTTTTTCCTGAGCTTGGATGCTGAAAATGAAATtgtttaaaaataaacaattataaataaatgcacTATTCTTTACTTATTCAGTAATGATTTCTGCAGGCTGGTCATAAACTGGCGCTTTGTGCAACGCATCCACAACCAGATGGAGGCATTCCGGGAGGGCTTCAATGACGTGGTGCCCATCTCCCACATCAAGATTTTTGATGAGGTAAATGTTAAATTGTTTTCatccttacttattttttctgtgtGACTTTATTCTTTCATAGTCATATGTAATATAAATCGCAAAAATTTGCCATCAGTAACTACTTTTTCTGCAGTAACTATTATAATCTTGAAATATTATTCCAACAACTTACTTTGGTTCACTCTCATCAGCAAGAACAATTACTTGTGTAGGTTATTAACTATCTCTTCAATACATCCATCAGAATGAACTGGAGCTCCTCATGTGTGGTATTGTCTCAATTGATGTGAAGGACTGGCGAAGCAACACAGTCTACAAGGGAGAGTATCACCCCAACCACATTGTTATCCAGTGGTTCTGGAGAGTAAGTCTGGATGTGGCTTTGTCCGACCAAAGCTGAGGATTCAGCTCCAATGATTATTGGAGCTGAATCCGTGGGACAAATTTCATGCTATTTTTAGATGATtatgaatatacatatatgtgtTTACTTAGTGATTAGAGAGGCCATTCTAGCATGCACAGATTCAAGTTGGATCTTTTTTTGCAGGTAGTGTTGTCCTTCACTAATGAAATGAGAGCACGCCTACTCCAGTTTGTCACTGGCACCTCACGTGTCCCTATGAATGGATTCAAGGAGTTGTATGGCAGCAATGGGCCTCAACTGTTCACTATTGAGATGTGGGGAGAAACCAAAAACTACCCACGCTCCCACACATGGTAAGTGTCCATACATTGGAGTATCAGTTTAGCATTAATGGTGTGAATGGGTGAAACTCTAAGTTCTAAATTGATACCTTGGCAAACTTGGAGACTTGTCTGTGAGTGTCAGGTTGTATGCTAATGTGATGAACAGCCTCCAGTATTGTAGACTAGGATTCATCTGACCATATACCAGGCCAAGGTCCACCACctaaaagggaaataaaggtcCTTACACAATCACTCACAATCATGTGAAGTAATGAAGACACTGCACTCAAACAATAATTTATAGCATCATTATACACAAGCTTTTCCTCACATTTTAGCATCTAGACTTCCAGGTGGAAGAGGACCAAACCTCCCTGGTAACACTGCCTTAGGATTACCGTATTTTACAGCTTATAAGACGCTGCACCGTGGAAGACGCACCCGTGATACATGTGACAGCCAGGTGGTAACTGATATATTTAATGGCAAAAGAGTGTGAGCAAACATTTTGTTTATGCTTCGAACATAGTGTGAGcaaacattttatatatttcgAGCATAGTAAAAGCAAACGTTTTATATGATTCGAATCAAGATCAAGAGTGGGAAGGCTGCCGCCTGCCGCTGCCATTACCATAATAAACAGAGCGTGCTACAGGGCAGAGGTTATGCTTAAGGCTAAGCTTGTGGTTCAGCTCCAGGAAGGATTATGGTATTGGAAATACTTGTAACAGCTAAGTACTGAGTTTACATCACATAAAAGGTTGAATTAAATAGTACTTAATCTAACATCATAGCGTAATGACTCATCATACAAATCCACGTCGGTATCAGTCAAGTATACAAGCTCCCTTGAGCCTGGGTGTTGCCTCACAATACAACATTCGTCTTGGAAGACGCACTAGTATTTTTCAGGGTATTcttttggaaaaaaaagtgcatcttATAAGCCGTAAAATACGGTACTTGAAGCACTATGCCCAGTCTCCACATCCaggcctgacacacacacacacacacacacacacacacacacacacacacacacacacacacacacacacacacacacacacacacacacacacacacacacacacacacacacacacacacacacacacacacacacacacacacacacacacactctctctctctctctctctctctctctctctctctctctctctctctctctctctctctctctctctctctctctctctctctctctctctctctctctctctctctctctctctctctctctcaggatgaaacagatatactttatttttctaaCATTTAAGCTGTTGCCTTCTTTAGTCACTTTGTATGGCAACAGTTGAAATCTTAGAGAATAAAGTAATTgtgcttctgtttcttctcaccACAACATTCTTCCAAGTTAAAGATATCACAGGTGGAGTGACCTCGGCTACTTCTATAGTGGTGTTTTCTTCCACTTCAGCTTCAACCGTCTGGACCTTCCACCGTACCAGTCCTACCACGAGCTGCGAGAGAAGCTCATCAAAGCCATTGAGGGTACTGTTGGCTTTGCTGGTGTGGACTAAATGCaacttgctgctgctgatatCTGTGATGATTGATTGTATGTCAGAGTTTATACAAAAGAAATTATGATTATTTACCATTCATAACAagaatgctgtgtgtgtgtgtgtgtgtgagagagagagagagagagagagagagagagagagagagagagagagagagagagagagagagcataaacttatgtgtttgtttatgtgtgtatgtgtgactgTGTATCTGTCTCTATGTGTATGCATTTGCGCACTGTGGTAATGGTTTTTAGGAGGCAATCATGTTTTCCCATAATTAGAATTTTATAAGTGTTGGCATTTGTTTACAAGTACAGATGTTTTATTTGCAAGCATCAGTGaatcaatttaaaaaaataatttatgtatattaGTTTTAAATGgcatttcttcctgtttctgatATTTTCATGAAATATTAGCATCTGAATAAAAGCAtatagagataaagaagatattcatcattacttttttggaattatatttatgtattgtttTGAATGTTGAAAAATGTTGAGATTTCAGAGTATTTAATACCAGAATTAAGACTGAACAAAACTATGGTATAAATGAGCATAGCTTTCCCTTAACACTCTACTAAGTACTATATTCTTCTCTAACATTGTAAACTATTTCACATTTCTTATCACATATTCATTAGCTTAGCCATTACTCCTTGTTGCTACAAAGTTAGTGAGTCATATTATAGTGCATTGTGGAAAGTAGATAGATTCAAGtccacattttatatatataattttggtaGGAACATTAGAGCCTCATTGGTAGAAACATCACAACTTTTATGATGAATCAAACACTTGATGACTGCCACATGTCTGTGTTGGCAGGTGCCTGTCTTGTACCGAAAgttctttctgtcttttgtatAATGTGTGCGTGCATATTTGCTTTATGTGTGAATGAATTGAACCAAATGGTAATAATTCTGTCCTGTTACACATTAGCATGACTTTGCATAATATATGTATAGGTGTCCTACTAAGCAAAACCATAAGTGGGTTGTGATGGCAAAGGAACTGCAACATTAGAGACTCCCATTGTTTATGTTATTCCTGGTGACTTCAGTAAGGGGACAAGTAATGAAAATTATAACATAATGGGGAGAAATTGACTTGCAAAGGTGTTTGTTTTAAATATTGTACCATGGCCATTCCTTGCAGGAGCTTCAGAAGGGAGGAAGCATTAAATATCTGCAATAATCATGGAGGACATGCAGTggtgtttattcatttactaaaaaaaacaaaggttcATAGTGATTCAGATTTGAAGCCACCTCAGAGAGCTCTGCTGGGACAGGCTAGAGTCTCCTGAGCCATCCAGGCCTGACAGTGTGACAGTCACCATCCTAGACATCCCCTACTGGTAATGTGCATTATATTGCATGTGTGGCAACACACTACTTCTTACAATGCCACATCTGCATGTTTTGGTGTACATATGACTTGGGCCCGTGgatgggactttttttttttttttttttttttttttttttttttttttttgaagtttgTAATTTTAATGTATCATGCATGCAAACTTACATATGCACACAGTAAATGTCCCATCATGTACAGCTTAAATAAGATGATTTTCCGTCTTGGTAAGAGAATCCTTTATCCAGTCTTACATTACTGATAAATGCAACCTGTAACTTTTCTGATATTGACATGTAGGGTGTATATACATTTATAAATATGTGAACATATATAGTAtatctatacatatataattttatttttgttctttgttatgCATCAGTATTTTTAGTTGGTGATTCATTGCATCATGAAAAGCCGGCGTCTCTCACTTAAGTCCGAGTTGTGTGGCAAACTTGCAGGCTTTACCTGTTGTAATGCAGCAAACATGTATTGTTTACTGTATGTTTGTAgttaagtaatttttgtatatatagtgTGCCAGCCTTGGGTGAAACAAAACACTCCTCTCCCAGACAAGCCAGACACAATTACTGAGCCTTTAcacttgttattttgttgtgagTTATCCATTAGTTTATAAGATTTCTGTAACAAACCACTCCAAGTGTAATGTTTACATAAAACCAGTGTATCTTGTACATCTTGGTTGGAGCTCCTAAGCTTTTGTTTCACTTGTAGCACTGAGAAGACATCTTTTAATCAAGACTGttgcattattattttgcttttattaAGGCAACAGAGGTAGGAACAATACTTAATTTCATCATTGTGTACATACTAAGAGGAGTTTGTGTGGGTAGAGAACTGTGTCTGTCAACTTACAATCCTATGTAGATATAGGTATGTCAGTGACATTGTTATCCAATAAAAGAAATTTTATATGATTTACAGTATGTATTAATTAAGTGAGTGAAGGAatacagcatatatatatatatatatatatatatatata is a genomic window containing:
- the LOC135089360 gene encoding E3 ubiquitin-protein ligase Nedd-4-like isoform X1 gives rise to the protein MAQSGRILGYVPMTEFDGQVEPTKLVRLKVIGGSGLAKKDIFGASDPYVKIELININANGGDDVVDEVHTKTKKKTLNPRWDQEFVFRVKPAEHKLVLEVFDENRLTRDDFLGQVELPLVNLPREMEGRLIPHRHFKLQQRRGWKKGSRSRVKGHLQLYMAYIADDGASNSGASGEQTPEEAGWEVVSIDNSSGQEESPAQPVVVPNDSQSPLPGGWEERQDANGRTYYVNHNARTTQWERPTSSQGNDEQERFQRMESAQNEFRNEFRRRFHISVDDSEVSGGGNNSRILQWQQLGGQEEGDDEDDDDDDGDDDDEDGDEEEEEDGEGHQEEAQPAFDQVVSGEIQEVQSSAGQRPSPSKSSPATPTSVTTTSVTSNAPKPQNQTTSSNDEMLPRGWTSQVAPNGRVFFIDHINKQTTWIDPRSGMPSSPPNQRHANNLKHEDELGPLPEGWEQRVHTDGRIFFIDHKKRTTTWEDPRLLNPAIAGKAIPYSRDYKQKYEFFKNRLPKPANVPNKFDIKVKRNNILEDSFAIISQVSRVDLLRTRLWIEFEGEVGLDYGGVAREFFFLLSKEMFNPYYGLFEYSATDNYTLQINPYSGMCNEEHLRYFKFIGRVAGMAVYHGKLLDAFFIRPFYKMMLSKPIELKDMESVDSEYYNSLLWIQENDPADLDLTFSVDEETFGRTTSHNLKENGGNIPVTNENKNEYIELVINWRFVQRIHNQMEAFREGFNDVVPISHIKIFDENELELLMCGIVSIDVKDWRSNTVYKGEYHPNHIVIQWFWRVVLSFTNEMRARLLQFVTGTSRVPMNGFKELYGSNGPQLFTIEMWGETKNYPRSHTCFNRLDLPPYQSYHELREKLIKAIEGTVGFAGVD
- the LOC135089360 gene encoding E3 ubiquitin-protein ligase Nedd-4-like isoform X3, giving the protein MAQSGRILGYVPMTEFDGQVEPTKLVRLKVIGGSGLAKKDIFGASDPYVKIELININANGGDDVVDEVHTKTKKKVKPAEHKLVLEVFDENRLTRDDFLGQVELPLVNLPREMEGRLIPHRHFKLQQRRGWKKGSRSRVKGHLQLYMAYIADDGASNSGASGEQTPEEAGWEVVSIDNSSGQEESPAQPVVVPNDSQSPLPGGWEERQDANGRTYYVNHNARTTQWERPTSSQGNDEQERFQRMESAQNEFRNEFRRRFHISVDDSEVSGGGNNSRILQWQQLGGQEEGDDEDDDDDDGDDDDEDGDEEEEEDGEGHQEEAQPAFDQVVSGEIQEVQSSAGQRPSPSKSSPATPTSVTTTSVTSNAPKPQNQTTSSNDEMLPRGWTSQVAPNGRVFFIDHINKQTTWIDPRSGMPSSPPNQRHANNLKHEDELGPLPEGWEQRVHTDGRIFFIDHKKRTTTWEDPRLLNPAIAGKAIPYSRDYKQKYEFFKNRLPKPANVPNKFDIKVKRNNILEDSFAIISQVSRVDLLRTRLWIEFEGEVGLDYGGVAREFFFLLSKEMFNPYYGLFEYSATDNYTLQINPYSGMCNEEHLRYFKFIGRVAGMAVYHGKLLDAFFIRPFYKMMLSKPIELKDMESVDSEYYNSLLWIQENDPADLDLTFSVDEETFGRTTSHNLKENGGNIPVTNENKNEYIELVINWRFVQRIHNQMEAFREGFNDVVPISHIKIFDENELELLMCGIVSIDVKDWRSNTVYKGEYHPNHIVIQWFWRVVLSFTNEMRARLLQFVTGTSRVPMNGFKELYGSNGPQLFTIEMWGETKNYPRSHTCFNRLDLPPYQSYHELREKLIKAIEGTVGFAGVD
- the LOC135089360 gene encoding E3 ubiquitin-protein ligase NEDD4-like isoform X5, whose amino-acid sequence is MAQSGRILGYVPMTEFDGQVEPTKLVRLKVIGGSGLAKKDIFGASDPYVKIELININANGGDDVVDEVHTKTKKKTLNPRWDQEFVFRVKPAEHKLVLEVFDENRLTRDDFLGQVELPLVNLPREMEGRLIPHRHFKLQQRRGWKKGSRSRVKGHLQLYMAYIADDGASNSGASGEQTPEEAGWEVVSIDNSSGQEESPAQPVVVPNDSQSPLPGGWEERQDANGRTYYVNHNARTTQWERPTSSQGNDEQERFQRMESAQNEFRNEFRRRFHISVDDSEVSGGGNNSRILQWIQEVQSSAGQRPSPSKSSPATPTSVTTTSVTSNAPKPQNQTTSSNDEMLPRGWTSQVAPNGRVFFIDHINKQTTWIDPRSGMPSSPPNQRHANNLKHEDELGPLPEGWEQRVHTDGRIFFIDHKKRTTTWEDPRLLNPAIAGKAIPYSRDYKQKYEFFKNRLPKPANVPNKFDIKVKRNNILEDSFAIISQVSRVDLLRTRLWIEFEGEVGLDYGGVAREFFFLLSKEMFNPYYGLFEYSATDNYTLQINPYSGMCNEEHLRYFKFIGRVAGMAVYHGKLLDAFFIRPFYKMMLSKPIELKDMESVDSEYYNSLLWIQENDPADLDLTFSVDEETFGRTTSHNLKENGGNIPVTNENKNEYIELVINWRFVQRIHNQMEAFREGFNDVVPISHIKIFDENELELLMCGIVSIDVKDWRSNTVYKGEYHPNHIVIQWFWRVVLSFTNEMRARLLQFVTGTSRVPMNGFKELYGSNGPQLFTIEMWGETKNYPRSHTCFNRLDLPPYQSYHELREKLIKAIEGTVGFAGVD